From a single Arachnia propionica genomic region:
- the ssd gene encoding septum site-determining protein Ssd, whose amino-acid sequence MNTSEITGPLLATREAALADSVLATTLALGIDLEVITDREELRRRWRTATLRLVGADMASRAAALGVVPGVWVVGFDSEELLPASAELGAPALLLPEESQRLAEVLSNELPGRDAAQTLALTGASGGLGVSSLAVALATRAAETGLRSVAVELASCGGGLDLLFGAETQEGMTWEELRHAVGEIGDLTPHLVPAERVSVLALGRPHGDSPDEAALSAVLRSLERSHDLVVVDAGDGARLAELGRRVVPLLMVGADVRSVAAARMRARRIDLTGALLVVRVGKGRGLPPEAVSDALGLPLAGVVRDDPKVPRLAAQGASVGSRPAARLRRDSARLLQEVRL is encoded by the coding sequence GTGAACACATCGGAGATTACCGGTCCATTGCTCGCGACGCGGGAAGCCGCGCTCGCGGATTCCGTGCTCGCCACCACGCTGGCCCTCGGAATCGATTTGGAGGTCATCACGGATCGGGAAGAGCTCAGACGCCGCTGGCGCACCGCCACACTGCGCTTGGTGGGCGCGGACATGGCGTCGCGGGCCGCGGCCCTCGGGGTCGTGCCCGGGGTGTGGGTGGTGGGTTTCGACTCCGAGGAGTTGCTGCCGGCCTCCGCGGAGCTGGGCGCGCCCGCGTTGCTGCTGCCCGAAGAGTCGCAGCGCCTGGCGGAGGTCCTCTCCAACGAGCTGCCGGGCCGGGACGCGGCGCAGACGCTGGCGTTGACAGGGGCCTCCGGTGGGTTGGGGGTCAGCTCCCTCGCGGTGGCGTTAGCGACACGAGCCGCAGAGACGGGACTGCGCTCGGTGGCGGTGGAGCTGGCGAGCTGCGGTGGTGGCCTGGATCTGCTGTTCGGGGCCGAAACCCAGGAGGGCATGACCTGGGAGGAGCTGCGGCACGCCGTCGGTGAGATCGGCGACCTCACCCCACATTTGGTCCCGGCGGAGCGGGTCTCGGTGCTGGCGCTGGGCAGACCCCACGGCGATTCCCCCGACGAGGCGGCGTTGTCGGCGGTGCTCAGGTCGCTGGAACGCAGCCACGACCTGGTGGTCGTGGACGCGGGCGACGGCGCTCGCCTGGCGGAGCTGGGACGTCGCGTCGTCCCGTTGCTGATGGTCGGCGCAGACGTGCGGTCGGTGGCCGCGGCCCGGATGCGGGCCCGCCGGATCGACCTGACCGGGGCGTTGCTGGTGGTGCGGGTCGGGAAGGGTCGCGGGCTGCCACCCGAAGCGGTCTCTGATGCGCTGGGTCTGCCGCTGGCCGGGGTGGTGCGCGACGACCCCAAAGTGCCGCGGCTCGCGGCCCAGGGAGCCAGCGTCGGATCGCGGCCCGCGGCCCGGCTGCGCCGGGACTCGGCGCGGCTGCTGCAGGAGGTGCGTCTGTGA
- a CDS encoding class I SAM-dependent methyltransferase, with protein MTTTDPLPPEALTWLAVWPGVRGLTFGGSLLPQRLEEAGHTVFAMADTDRDMRRLLALQGIIPFWARPEAIPIDPCQFDVVFAHQSFHLFDPGQALSEIARVLRPGGCFSASYIIRDDSVPWVRRLTALMRHYDPMAMRGDYGHTSLAAVDDSKYFPEVEHRAFRIWQTVSLDDLQRLVANQPLSKRLSELQRKRLADEIKDLFEHAVRPGENLRLPFQLLAWRAWVNHDELTEPVSMPESGIEIDMQVATPLR; from the coding sequence ATGACCACCACCGATCCCCTGCCTCCTGAAGCACTGACCTGGCTTGCCGTCTGGCCGGGGGTGCGGGGGTTGACCTTTGGGGGCAGCCTGCTGCCCCAGCGCCTCGAGGAGGCGGGCCACACCGTTTTCGCGATGGCCGACACCGACCGCGACATGCGTCGCCTGCTCGCCCTCCAGGGCATCATCCCCTTCTGGGCGCGCCCCGAGGCCATTCCGATCGATCCCTGCCAGTTCGACGTGGTGTTCGCCCACCAGTCTTTCCATCTTTTCGATCCCGGGCAGGCGTTGTCGGAGATCGCCCGGGTGCTGCGCCCCGGCGGTTGTTTCTCGGCCTCGTACATCATCCGCGACGACTCGGTGCCGTGGGTGCGGCGCCTCACCGCGCTGATGCGTCACTACGACCCGATGGCGATGCGCGGCGACTACGGTCACACGTCCCTGGCAGCCGTGGACGATTCGAAATATTTCCCGGAGGTGGAGCACCGCGCCTTCCGCATCTGGCAGACCGTCAGCCTCGACGATCTTCAACGGCTCGTCGCCAATCAGCCGTTGTCAAAACGACTTTCGGAGCTGCAACGCAAGCGCCTGGCCGACGAGATCAAGGACCTTTTCGAACACGCCGTCAGGCCCGGGGAGAACCTGCGTCTGCCGTTCCAGTTGCTGGCGTGGCGGGCCTGGGTGAATCACGACGAACTGACCGAACCGGTGTCCATGCCGGAAAGCGGCATCGAGATCGACATGCAGGTCGCAACACCCCTGCGGTAG
- a CDS encoding phage holin family protein codes for MARPTPFQLLRDGLMDFVARETELAKAELIPAAKQAGIGSAFVGAAVTFLLHSLWMLVIVLALALSWLMSLTGLNTVGCLTLGFLTAALLSIGIAVLLIFMARARFRKVKAPTATIEEAKATFVALTDAALNRSTEVVVREEPSLPEVS; via the coding sequence ATGGCCCGTCCCACACCGTTCCAGTTGCTCCGCGACGGCCTGATGGATTTCGTCGCCCGCGAAACGGAGCTGGCCAAGGCCGAGCTCATCCCTGCCGCGAAACAGGCCGGCATCGGCTCGGCCTTCGTCGGGGCCGCCGTCACCTTCCTGCTGCATTCGCTGTGGATGCTGGTGATCGTGCTGGCGCTGGCCCTGAGCTGGCTGATGAGCCTCACCGGCCTCAACACCGTCGGCTGCCTGACACTGGGGTTCCTGACGGCGGCGCTGCTGTCGATCGGGATTGCGGTGCTGCTGATCTTCATGGCCCGCGCCCGCTTCCGGAAGGTCAAGGCCCCGACCGCCACCATCGAGGAGGCCAAGGCCACGTTCGTCGCCCTCACCGACGCCGCCCTCAACCGGTCGACGGAGGTGGTGGTGAGGGAGGAACCATCCCTCCCCGAAGTCAGCTGA
- a CDS encoding tetratricopeptide repeat protein, with protein MLGAERIRGIVAGLELKYARTRRRSDNLRGDHDRSAHEPLRSPVLEPGHREPAPDTERGPMQPIDARTGTMPFADCDEPCDEILRREIFAWQAEAIRRGLGELPEATWRTAAATLSLLRPVTPEEVRDVLSRLPEASAVPDAEGYARLLFEMLSRPTGERALRPESIAEHLIIATFVDGEGCEDPEKLLDQVLPEPPGAPGFSTLGTGQTDARDAQDERMCDAITRCTSQGDAAAVRLARSVLHHRPHLWVAALDVAQRQGGPFVTALEEALKGGEDLPAITILAAIWPGDPALRGVAVAALARVLETSREPMNLLGLSTHLADAGDRVGALEMARKAVRIHRESADEDSTDQGLILPLANLASRLWDVGDHAGALNVEREVVRIHRQLTGEFRVFFGSHLVVSLAGWSARLVEAGNSAQAVEVLREAVGIHRETIEVYRGLSGELRRAFGPFLAMPLSALATQLAELGDFPEALVAAREVVDLQCEVVEETAARGDDVPACATDTPPRAEADRGSRDVLPDKDSGHIEHGEFIYIEGLLALAAVSSAEQAHDVAGSSEKAHEAVRGFIDEANVSAILCALRLHPELADHAPCGRFAAALHACLTDAPGEAERHLSGIGDHVAPDDLDIFRRCIETLRVEPVYADRLAPVAEWIRIG; from the coding sequence ATGTTGGGTGCTGAGAGGATCAGGGGGATCGTCGCCGGACTGGAATTGAAGTATGCGCGCACGCGGCGGAGATCCGACAACCTAAGGGGCGACCACGACCGCTCGGCCCACGAACCACTGCGCAGTCCGGTGCTCGAACCGGGCCACCGGGAACCCGCCCCGGACACCGAGCGGGGTCCGATGCAGCCGATCGACGCCCGCACGGGAACCATGCCCTTCGCCGATTGCGATGAACCGTGCGACGAGATCCTGCGACGTGAGATCTTCGCCTGGCAGGCAGAGGCCATCAGGCGCGGACTGGGGGAACTTCCCGAGGCGACGTGGAGAACCGCGGCGGCGACGCTGAGCCTGCTCCGCCCCGTCACACCGGAGGAAGTCCGCGATGTGTTGTCCCGTCTGCCGGAGGCCAGCGCCGTGCCAGACGCCGAGGGGTACGCCCGGCTGCTGTTCGAGATGCTGTCGCGGCCCACAGGAGAACGCGCTCTGCGCCCGGAGTCGATCGCGGAGCACCTGATCATCGCAACCTTCGTGGACGGTGAAGGCTGCGAGGATCCCGAGAAACTGCTGGACCAGGTACTGCCGGAGCCGCCCGGCGCCCCCGGGTTCTCCACACTGGGAACCGGGCAAACCGATGCTCGTGATGCCCAGGACGAGCGGATGTGCGACGCGATCACGCGGTGCACGTCCCAGGGGGATGCGGCCGCAGTGCGCCTTGCGCGTTCCGTTCTGCATCACCGGCCGCACCTGTGGGTGGCCGCCCTTGATGTCGCGCAGCGTCAGGGAGGCCCGTTCGTCACGGCACTGGAGGAGGCGTTGAAAGGCGGGGAGGATCTGCCCGCTATCACGATTCTCGCCGCAATCTGGCCGGGAGATCCGGCCTTGCGTGGTGTCGCGGTCGCGGCACTCGCTCGTGTCCTGGAAACAAGCCGGGAGCCGATGAACCTGCTTGGTCTTTCCACGCACCTGGCTGATGCGGGAGATCGCGTGGGCGCCCTAGAGATGGCCCGGAAAGCCGTGCGAATTCACCGCGAATCCGCAGATGAGGATTCAACGGACCAAGGCCTGATTCTTCCCCTGGCCAATCTCGCCTCCCGCCTGTGGGATGTGGGGGATCACGCGGGCGCGCTGAATGTGGAGCGAGAAGTCGTACGGATTCATCGTCAGCTCACCGGAGAATTCCGCGTGTTTTTCGGCTCCCACCTGGTTGTGTCGCTGGCCGGTTGGTCTGCCCGGCTGGTGGAGGCGGGAAATTCTGCGCAAGCCGTGGAGGTGCTGCGGGAGGCCGTAGGGATTCACCGGGAAACCATCGAGGTGTATCGGGGGCTTTCCGGCGAACTCCGCAGGGCCTTCGGGCCGTTTCTGGCCATGCCGTTGTCCGCTCTAGCCACCCAGCTGGCGGAGCTGGGGGATTTCCCAGAGGCCCTGGTCGCCGCTCGGGAGGTCGTCGATCTGCAGTGCGAGGTCGTCGAGGAAACCGCCGCGCGAGGGGACGACGTGCCGGCCTGTGCCACCGACACCCCACCCCGCGCGGAAGCTGATCGAGGCTCCCGGGACGTCCTCCCCGACAAGGATTCTGGGCACATCGAGCACGGGGAGTTCATATACATCGAGGGCCTGCTGGCTCTGGCCGCCGTGTCCTCAGCCGAGCAGGCCCATGACGTCGCAGGGAGTTCCGAGAAGGCCCACGAGGCGGTCCGGGGGTTCATCGACGAGGCCAACGTCTCCGCGATCCTCTGCGCCCTGCGTCTCCACCCGGAGCTTGCCGATCACGCCCCCTGCGGCAGGTTCGCCGCGGCGCTCCACGCCTGCCTCACCGACGCCCCCGGAGAAGCGGAGCGCCACCTTTCCGGGATCGGCGACCACGTGGCCCCGGACGACCTGGACATCTTCCGGCGATGCATCGAGACCCTCCGGGTAGAGCCCGTGTACGCGGACAGACTAGCCCCCGTCGCGGAGTGGATTCGGATCGGGTGA
- a CDS encoding NAD(P)H-binding protein, which translates to MGDPDIHIIGAGPVGLATALLLAAQDRCVTIHEARDAMSLTDANSYPIGVNPRGQETLRRIDPRLVEELRAQGELVEGFKIRAGRRMLASLRSGAIVGTTRARLTGILLAAVEQDRRITLSTGHRLEAIDLASRTLQFAGPRAVEVGNGLVIACDGVWSKTRQSMAEQCADFAPEVSDWGLQFRVLFSAPGAVAPGLDPNWHHIFTGKGIYTATLPDGVWCIAIAAIKGDPAEALLLSREPTEDHISALRRHLRQYAPLVLPLLTRDAYVDFFGRVPFGGAVVRCPRVSHDGWLVLLGDAAHSVIPPTGEGVNSGLEDAMLLADALASGSSMPLREYDEGRVPDLKALGEYACHLRDNVVNEDPVRSVSNVGLRILSAVAGLVGQKGGDLERRLFGPDAGRMPYRDAIGPWIQFRDRWTPPLRRIATGVMRRVNKPISAEPQTLAAHQPEGGRRRISVIGGSSGTGRELAELALKRGFEVTCLSRRGAGPIGARLVAGDACDPEVVRHALKDATAVFVTVGGGNDGSRDRTAITQAVLKAAGQTGLRRIVVQSSLGAGASAGMLLPGMRHLATRMLAPALADHTAQEHVVQESGLDWTIVRPVGLTNKRATGKVRELRDAESGWLGWPIPRADVAGHMLRCLDDESTIQECIAISGRCVLGQNRSSHR; encoded by the coding sequence ATGGGCGACCCGGATATTCACATCATCGGTGCCGGCCCGGTCGGGTTGGCCACGGCGTTGCTGCTGGCTGCCCAAGACCGGTGCGTCACAATCCACGAGGCGCGGGATGCCATGTCTCTGACCGATGCGAACAGTTACCCGATCGGGGTGAACCCGCGTGGTCAGGAGACGTTGCGGCGTATCGATCCGCGTCTGGTTGAGGAGTTGCGCGCGCAGGGTGAACTTGTCGAGGGATTCAAGATCCGTGCCGGGCGCCGGATGCTTGCGTCGTTGCGGTCTGGCGCCATCGTCGGTACCACCCGAGCCCGGCTCACGGGCATCCTTCTGGCTGCAGTGGAACAGGACCGGCGAATCACTCTCAGCACCGGCCACAGGCTGGAGGCCATCGATCTGGCCTCCCGAACTCTGCAGTTCGCAGGGCCCCGTGCGGTCGAGGTGGGAAACGGTTTGGTCATCGCATGTGATGGGGTCTGGTCGAAGACGCGTCAGAGCATGGCTGAGCAGTGTGCTGATTTCGCCCCGGAGGTGAGTGACTGGGGCCTCCAGTTTCGTGTTCTCTTCTCGGCACCTGGTGCAGTGGCTCCCGGGCTGGATCCGAATTGGCATCACATTTTCACGGGCAAAGGTATCTACACTGCGACGCTGCCGGACGGTGTGTGGTGCATTGCGATCGCGGCTATCAAGGGCGACCCAGCGGAGGCTCTGCTTTTGTCGAGGGAGCCTACGGAGGACCACATCAGCGCCCTGCGTCGGCACCTGCGGCAGTACGCCCCGCTCGTCCTTCCCTTGCTCACTCGTGACGCCTATGTGGATTTCTTCGGGCGGGTTCCCTTCGGTGGTGCCGTTGTGCGCTGTCCCCGGGTGTCCCATGACGGGTGGCTCGTCCTTCTTGGTGATGCTGCCCATTCCGTCATCCCGCCGACAGGTGAGGGCGTCAATTCCGGTCTGGAGGACGCGATGCTGCTGGCTGATGCGCTGGCCTCTGGTAGCTCGATGCCGTTGCGCGAATACGACGAGGGTCGAGTTCCTGACCTGAAGGCACTCGGTGAGTATGCGTGTCATCTCAGGGACAACGTCGTCAACGAGGATCCGGTTCGATCCGTCAGTAACGTCGGGCTCCGAATTCTTTCGGCGGTAGCTGGTCTCGTTGGTCAGAAGGGCGGTGATCTGGAGAGGCGGCTTTTCGGCCCTGATGCAGGCCGGATGCCTTATCGGGACGCCATTGGGCCGTGGATCCAGTTCCGGGATCGCTGGACCCCGCCCCTGCGCCGGATCGCGACAGGCGTGATGAGACGTGTCAACAAACCGATCAGCGCGGAACCTCAGACCCTCGCCGCGCACCAGCCCGAGGGTGGTCGACGGCGGATCAGCGTCATCGGCGGCTCGTCCGGCACGGGCAGGGAACTTGCGGAGTTGGCGCTGAAGCGGGGCTTCGAGGTTACGTGTCTTTCCCGTCGCGGTGCTGGTCCTATCGGGGCGCGCCTTGTTGCCGGCGATGCCTGTGACCCGGAGGTCGTGCGCCACGCGTTGAAGGATGCCACGGCGGTTTTTGTCACCGTCGGTGGCGGTAACGACGGCAGTCGTGATCGAACTGCCATCACCCAGGCCGTCCTCAAGGCTGCCGGGCAGACAGGTCTACGCCGGATCGTCGTGCAGTCCTCGTTGGGCGCTGGTGCTTCCGCAGGAATGTTGCTCCCCGGCATGCGGCATCTGGCAACCCGTATGCTCGCCCCGGCCCTCGCCGACCACACCGCCCAGGAACATGTGGTCCAAGAGTCGGGACTGGATTGGACGATTGTCCGACCGGTAGGTCTGACCAACAAGCGGGCCACGGGCAAGGTCCGAGAGCTTCGGGATGCCGAGAGCGGCTGGTTGGGATGGCCAATCCCCAGGGCTGATGTCGCTGGTCACATGCTCCGTTGCCTGGATGACGAGTCGACGATTCAAGAGTGCATAGCGATCTCAGGGCGCTGCGTCCTGGGGCAGAATCGTTCCAGCCACCGTTGA
- a CDS encoding CoA pyrophosphatase → MSQLSGLTAALRDGVTGPLGQFGRAPGDARRAAVLILLSDEPDPAVLFTERAGGLRSHAGQISFPGGGADIGETPVATALREAREEVGLDAGLVTVLGQLPTAWVPVSGYEVTPVIAQWSELQPLAPVDPGEVANVLQLRISQLSDPANRVTATVPGGYRGPGFQLGELFIWGMTAHLLDVILRIAGWERSWDQGREVPVPGRFLRD, encoded by the coding sequence GTGTCCCAGCTCTCAGGCCTGACGGCGGCGCTGCGCGACGGCGTGACCGGGCCGCTCGGTCAGTTCGGTCGTGCCCCCGGCGACGCGCGCCGGGCCGCCGTCCTGATCCTGCTCAGCGACGAACCCGACCCAGCCGTCCTGTTCACTGAACGCGCCGGGGGACTGCGCTCACACGCCGGACAGATCTCCTTTCCCGGGGGTGGCGCGGACATCGGCGAAACCCCCGTCGCCACGGCGCTGAGGGAAGCCCGCGAAGAGGTCGGCCTGGATGCGGGGCTCGTCACCGTCCTCGGCCAGCTTCCGACGGCCTGGGTGCCGGTCAGCGGCTATGAGGTCACCCCCGTCATCGCGCAGTGGTCTGAGCTGCAGCCGCTGGCGCCCGTCGATCCCGGGGAAGTCGCGAACGTGCTTCAGTTGCGGATATCGCAACTCAGTGACCCTGCGAACCGCGTCACGGCCACTGTTCCCGGCGGTTATCGTGGCCCCGGATTCCAGCTCGGGGAGCTGTTTATCTGGGGTATGACCGCCCACCTCCTCGACGTTATCCTGCGGATCGCGGGCTGGGAGCGGTCGTGGGACCAGGGTCGGGAGGTACCGGTGCCGGGTCGTTTCCTGAGGGACTGA
- the nth gene encoding endonuclease III, whose protein sequence is MTAALIGSRLAAAYPDARCDLDHRSPFELLVAVVLSAQTTDARVNQVTPELFARYPDAEHLAEAEQDDVADIISSLGLYRSKARSLTGLARALVADHDGLVPDSLDELVKLPGVGRKTANVVLGDAFGIPGITPDTHVIRVSNRFGWVHSVKPDDVERAVGALFPPGEWVMLCHRIIWHGRRCCRARTPACTACPVEDLCPSSQA, encoded by the coding sequence GTGACGGCGGCCCTGATCGGGTCCAGGCTCGCAGCTGCCTACCCTGACGCTCGCTGCGACCTGGACCACCGTTCACCCTTCGAGCTGCTTGTCGCCGTCGTCCTGTCCGCCCAGACCACCGACGCCCGCGTCAACCAGGTCACCCCAGAGCTCTTTGCCCGCTATCCCGATGCGGAGCACCTCGCGGAGGCGGAACAGGACGACGTCGCGGACATCATCAGCAGCCTCGGGCTGTACCGCTCCAAGGCGAGATCGCTGACCGGACTGGCCCGCGCGCTCGTTGCCGACCACGACGGCCTGGTGCCAGACAGCCTTGACGAGCTGGTGAAATTGCCCGGAGTGGGGCGCAAGACCGCCAATGTCGTGCTCGGGGACGCTTTCGGTATCCCCGGGATCACCCCCGACACCCACGTCATCCGCGTTTCGAACCGGTTTGGCTGGGTGCACTCCGTCAAACCCGATGACGTGGAGCGCGCAGTCGGGGCGCTGTTCCCGCCCGGCGAGTGGGTGATGCTCTGTCACCGCATTATCTGGCACGGTCGTCGCTGCTGTCGCGCTCGCACACCTGCCTGCACCGCCTGCCCCGTGGAGGATCTGTGTCCCAGCTCTCAGGCCTGA
- a CDS encoding RidA family protein, whose protein sequence is MSTPTQRLTELGLALPPVAKPLAAYTPALTVGTQVWVSGQLPLRDGKLIATGRLGDAVDLAEGAEAAKVAALNALAAIADQAGGLDNVARILKAVVFVASTTDFTAQPQVANGASELLGEVFGTPHVRSAVGVAVLPIDAPVEVELVAELTAR, encoded by the coding sequence ATGAGCACTCCTACCCAGCGACTCACCGAACTCGGACTGGCCCTGCCGCCCGTCGCCAAGCCCCTCGCCGCCTACACCCCTGCCCTCACGGTGGGCACTCAGGTGTGGGTCTCCGGGCAGCTGCCCCTGCGCGACGGGAAACTCATCGCCACGGGCCGCCTCGGTGACGCCGTCGACCTGGCCGAAGGCGCAGAGGCCGCGAAGGTCGCGGCCCTCAATGCTCTGGCAGCCATTGCCGACCAGGCCGGGGGCCTCGACAACGTGGCCCGCATCCTCAAGGCCGTGGTGTTCGTCGCCTCCACCACCGACTTCACCGCCCAGCCGCAGGTCGCCAATGGTGCCTCCGAACTGCTCGGTGAGGTCTTCGGCACCCCACACGTGCGCAGTGCCGTCGGGGTGGCGGTCCTGCCCATCGACGCCCCCGTCGAAGTGGAGCTGGTGGCCGAACTCACCGCCAGGTGA
- a CDS encoding DUF4177 domain-containing protein, whose product MTKWEYLTAPILSHVSQQILNNFGSDGWELVTVAPGPTPETMVGYFKRPLEEGR is encoded by the coding sequence ATGACCAAATGGGAGTACCTGACCGCACCTATCCTTAGCCATGTGTCGCAGCAGATCCTGAACAATTTCGGGTCCGACGGCTGGGAACTCGTCACCGTCGCACCCGGCCCGACCCCCGAAACGATGGTCGGATATTTCAAGAGGCCGCTGGAGGAAGGGCGATGA
- a CDS encoding WhiB family transcriptional regulator, producing MSLGEISEWTLRAKCRDMEDVLFPESKDQRRVRNICMSCPVRMECLAEALDNRVQWGVWGGMTERERRRLLRSRPDITSWREVLSTYGRLDEAS from the coding sequence ATGTCACTGGGTGAGATCAGCGAATGGACTTTGCGGGCCAAATGCCGTGACATGGAGGACGTTTTGTTCCCCGAATCCAAGGATCAGCGGCGGGTCCGAAATATCTGTATGAGCTGTCCAGTGCGCATGGAGTGTCTCGCCGAGGCGCTTGACAATCGCGTCCAATGGGGAGTCTGGGGCGGCATGACCGAACGTGAACGCCGCCGTCTGCTTCGCTCCCGGCCTGACATCACGTCCTGGCGAGAAGTGCTGTCCACTTACGGTCGTCTCGACGAGGCCAGCTGA
- a CDS encoding MFS transporter — translation MVSSGALGWRSIFLVLVPFLAIALVLGALTIRQAQETRRVSFAPVQFLLMAAGFVALVFATNAASTSAWTSPEVLGLFVLSLVLMAGFVLLSWRSTDPLLRMRIFTDRTYALSIVYVVLIQAIVLALGYLIPYFAQVGKSMDSFAAGCLLLPGCIIGALLTPFGGGILDRFGPMRPILTGSAIGVVPFVLFAVLGVHGSGVRLALIYALFPICQGLSVSNSMTNGLRSLPDDLQADSNAAFNTIQQLGGAIRTAVVTAIVNAAEAADPVAGTATGAQLSFHVLTGQGRFVAGKAMGGGMLETPAGFPCRAVVEREEAVMTGETVIAVPDPDVRVELQGGFVVDTDRGRLDLERVHRWLSTDAYWALGRSRDFVERAAAASVNFGVYGPDGAQVGYARVVTDGVAFGWLCDVYVAREVRGRGLGVALSRTVVETFRRLRLKRLMLITPDAHDLYAEVGFVSFPDPEKLMVLGPADR, via the coding sequence GTGGTTTCCTCAGGCGCGCTCGGGTGGCGTTCGATCTTCCTGGTGCTCGTTCCCTTCCTGGCCATCGCCCTGGTGCTCGGGGCCCTGACGATCCGCCAGGCCCAGGAGACCAGGCGGGTCTCCTTCGCCCCCGTCCAGTTCCTGCTCATGGCGGCCGGGTTCGTCGCCCTCGTCTTCGCCACCAACGCGGCCTCCACCAGCGCATGGACCAGCCCGGAGGTGCTCGGGCTGTTCGTCCTCTCCCTGGTGCTCATGGCCGGTTTTGTCCTGCTCTCCTGGCGCTCCACCGATCCCCTGCTGCGGATGCGGATCTTCACCGACCGCACCTATGCGTTGAGCATCGTCTACGTGGTGCTCATTCAGGCCATCGTGCTGGCGCTGGGATACCTGATCCCGTACTTTGCCCAGGTCGGCAAGTCGATGGACTCCTTCGCCGCGGGCTGTCTACTGCTGCCCGGGTGCATCATCGGCGCGCTCCTCACCCCGTTCGGCGGCGGGATCCTGGACCGCTTCGGTCCCATGCGGCCCATCCTCACCGGCTCCGCCATCGGGGTGGTGCCCTTCGTGCTCTTCGCCGTCCTCGGTGTTCACGGCTCAGGTGTTCGGCTGGCGTTGATCTACGCGCTCTTCCCAATCTGCCAGGGGTTGTCCGTCTCGAACTCCATGACCAACGGCCTGCGTTCCCTTCCCGACGACCTCCAGGCCGACAGCAACGCCGCGTTCAACACCATCCAGCAGCTCGGCGGGGCCATCAGAACCGCGGTGGTGACCGCCATCGTCAACGCGGCCGAGGCGGCCGACCCGGTGGCGGGAACGGCCACGGGCGCCCAGCTCTCGTTCCACGTCCTGACGGGGCAGGGGCGATTCGTCGCTGGGAAGGCGATGGGCGGTGGCATGCTGGAAACGCCCGCAGGGTTTCCGTGCCGAGCCGTCGTCGAGCGCGAGGAGGCTGTCATGACCGGTGAGACCGTGATCGCGGTGCCCGACCCCGACGTCAGGGTGGAGCTGCAGGGAGGTTTCGTGGTGGACACGGACCGCGGTCGGCTCGATCTGGAACGCGTACACCGCTGGTTGTCGACGGATGCGTACTGGGCGCTGGGACGGTCCCGCGATTTCGTGGAGCGGGCCGCGGCGGCGTCGGTGAACTTCGGCGTGTACGGGCCAGACGGCGCGCAGGTTGGGTACGCGCGGGTGGTAACCGATGGTGTTGCCTTCGGGTGGCTCTGCGACGTCTACGTCGCGCGCGAGGTGCGTGGGCGTGGGCTCGGGGTCGCACTGTCCCGGACCGTAGTGGAAACGTTCCGGCGACTCCGGCTAAAGCGGCTCATGCTCATTACCCCCGATGCACACGATCTCTACGCCGAGGTGGGGTTCGTGTCTTTCCCGGACCCGGAGAAGCTGATGGTGCTGGGGCCCGCTGATCGCTGA
- a CDS encoding class I SAM-dependent methyltransferase: MASEQTPGTTHRYTHGHGAAVLASHSRRTAQDSAGYLLPHLRQGMNLLDVGCGPASVTADLAELVAPGRVVGLDASPAVLDVARALLTERGLRDRVELMAGDVFALPFDDDTFDVIHAHQLLQHLNDPVAALAEMRRVVHPGGIVAARDAVYSADAWFPQPAGMDSWLEVYMATARANGGEPDAGSRLLAWSRAAGFREVTTSASAWCFATEQDREWWSGTWAQRCLTSFGPRAVELGLATTRDLETMAEAWRQWGASEDGWFVVIHGEVLLRA; this comes from the coding sequence ATGGCTTCCGAGCAAACCCCAGGGACCACTCATCGATACACCCACGGCCACGGTGCGGCGGTCCTGGCCAGCCACTCCCGTCGCACCGCCCAGGACTCGGCGGGATACCTGCTCCCCCACCTGCGGCAGGGCATGAACCTGCTCGACGTCGGCTGCGGACCCGCCTCCGTCACCGCCGACCTGGCTGAGCTCGTCGCGCCCGGAAGGGTCGTGGGGCTCGACGCCTCGCCCGCCGTGCTCGATGTCGCCCGGGCTCTCCTGACAGAACGGGGCCTTCGAGACCGGGTGGAGTTGATGGCAGGCGACGTGTTCGCGCTGCCCTTCGACGACGACACCTTTGATGTCATCCACGCCCACCAGCTGCTCCAGCACCTGAACGATCCCGTGGCGGCGCTCGCCGAGATGCGTCGGGTGGTCCACCCCGGGGGGATCGTCGCTGCGCGTGACGCCGTGTACTCGGCGGATGCGTGGTTTCCCCAGCCCGCCGGCATGGATTCGTGGCTGGAGGTCTACATGGCCACGGCCCGGGCCAACGGCGGGGAACCTGACGCGGGCAGCAGACTGCTGGCATGGTCGCGGGCCGCGGGTTTCCGGGAGGTGACGACGTCGGCGTCGGCCTGGTGTTTCGCCACCGAGCAGGACCGTGAATGGTGGTCCGGCACCTGGGCGCAGCGGTGCCTGACCTCGTTCGGCCCGCGGGCGGTAGAACTCGGCCTGGCCACGACAAGAGACCTGGAGACGATGGCTGAGGCCTGGCGGCAGTGGGGCGCCAGCGAGGACGGCTGGTTCGTCGTCATCCATGGTGAAGTCCTGCTCCGCGCCTGA